From Apium graveolens cultivar Ventura chromosome 9, ASM990537v1, whole genome shotgun sequence, the proteins below share one genomic window:
- the LOC141687032 gene encoding uncharacterized protein LOC141687032 isoform X1, with the protein MVVYAAKLTYFEFRSGHVPEFSAGDGFPCIEEVEIDIELRDDDGDLPVDDEYRMALAMPNFISMLDAVRETPVLKLSSETIQFLRRVPDFSEYQPSPLCNLKFLYLQGFDELPARSTDCVINYLLSNSPFAEILKGRLGRNQKFVRIDHWITDL; encoded by the exons ATGGTTGTCTATGCAGCTAAGCTCACTTACTTTGAATTTCGTTCTGGTCATGTACCGGAGTTCTCTGCTGGGGATGGGTTTCCTTGTATTGAAGAAGTGGAAATTGATATTGAACTTAGGGATGATGATGGGGACTTACCGGTGGATGATGAATACCGGATGGCTCTTGCTATGCCCAATTTTATTTCTATGTTAGATGCTGTCAGGGAAACTCCGGTGCTCAAACTTTCAAGTGAAACAATTCAG TTTCTTCGAAGGGTTCCAGATTTTTCAGAGTATCAGCCTTCTCCATTATGCAACCTCAAGTTTCTTTACCTTCAAGGGTTTGATGAACTTCCTGCCAGGTCGACCGATTGTGTTATTAACTACTTGCTCAGTAATTCTCCTTTTGCTGAGATCCTCAAAG GACGTTTAGGAAGGAATCAGAAATTTGTTAGGATTGATCACTGGATCACAGATTTGTGA
- the LOC141687032 gene encoding uncharacterized protein LOC141687032 isoform X2: protein MVVYAAKLTYFEFRSGHVPEFSAGDGFPCIEEVEIDIELRDDDGDLPVDDEYRMALAMPNFISMLDAVRETPVLKLSSETIQFLRRVPDFSEYQPSPLCNLKFLYLQGFDELPARSTDCVINYLLSNSPFAEILKVL, encoded by the exons ATGGTTGTCTATGCAGCTAAGCTCACTTACTTTGAATTTCGTTCTGGTCATGTACCGGAGTTCTCTGCTGGGGATGGGTTTCCTTGTATTGAAGAAGTGGAAATTGATATTGAACTTAGGGATGATGATGGGGACTTACCGGTGGATGATGAATACCGGATGGCTCTTGCTATGCCCAATTTTATTTCTATGTTAGATGCTGTCAGGGAAACTCCGGTGCTCAAACTTTCAAGTGAAACAATTCAG TTTCTTCGAAGGGTTCCAGATTTTTCAGAGTATCAGCCTTCTCCATTATGCAACCTCAAGTTTCTTTACCTTCAAGGGTTTGATGAACTTCCTGCCAGGTCGACCGATTGTGTTATTAACTACTTGCTCAGTAATTCTCCTTTTGCTGAGATCCTCAAAG TTTTGTGA